The Naumovozyma dairenensis CBS 421 chromosome 1, complete genome genome includes a region encoding these proteins:
- the SSM4 gene encoding E3 ubiquitin-protein ligase SSM4 (similar to Saccharomyces cerevisiae SSM4 (YIL030C); ancestral locus Anc_7.198), translated as MDPATDPSLPSMDDPHLESKSPLTPTTGERSASTPPGKQETISSDATCRVCRGEATDDNPLFHPCKCKGSIKYIHESCLLEWIASKNLDISKPGTKVNCDICHYPIHFKTTYVEDMPDRIPLTVLIKKSILSLLGKLRVILTLSLTVILLGFGIPIAWNVFGKLYTFALDGGELPIKNEFWKSVLFGYNEITDPSILQNLSLADILTQLSSNVSSSVIQISLIIILHIALYFQYDMIVREDVFNKMVFHKIGPKLSTDDIKERLRARFPMIDEQMLNHLAEAMRARELGANQPANAADDHQNRPNVEDAHQRQNHNIRRPQHNHMAVLEGSDEDEYNDPDFVPHDHTDESDNISLNPDENEDELVQDEELHDMWNDNEQHHEPQQHQQVRPENMDDHMENPFEGLMNRRAQNQFDRLIDEQRQQQQANNNVQGVDPIHIDVQEQEADPLQQEQQGAPLILNIRLRLFDVFLYFTIGITFAISYLLISYFIPTAIGYGLLKLYFGIVKIIIRGLVQLYYLTKINKAYETVSLKLPFLNQITAWIGTEIINGYILYYYNGYQKNAMKTSFCMRALPTATTYFTAIAIICIASEWICKGYSRTHGMPGKFKRLAFQLLFAFKCTFKVFTLFFIELAGFPILAGVMIDLSLFTPVLKSYKNFLCIPELTEFWPPSAFFIYWTIGTLYMYWFAKYIGMIRQDIIRPGVLFFIRSPEDPNIRILHDSLIHPMNIQLSRLSLSMFIYAVFIIAGFGFHTRFFFPLVLRSKVLQIGEQNEKLEFNTIFFMLNTFYLAKKVLESNKNVKRLVKEYWTSIFNISSKKLRLSSFILGKDIPTERGHILYRNMFYKFLANNKAKWSNPELYSDPKTTLQAKQLFQENKSVHAYFIPDGVLLRVPSSDIVSRNYVQTMFVPVTKDDQLLKPVDLERIKERNRRNAGEFGYLDQQNTEFDEYFICYVPPNFRPRYIILIILMWLFASVLMLSLAFVSQMASNIVLAAIVLPIARLMNENYYQTMSNILARRLKRASFHGIAIGAVALTYFYDRYKIYQASIHGRNEHVVNENEHAHPEEEVHPQVEDFDLNNEAQDIVGVIVESTFFKMILGFLLSIVSTSLAYFDILINVEYGLRLSCSYIFLTVPTLISLKEYIPYDFEKFYYLYQVASFPYIFKTLFSSIKIFHEHGNVDTLTFLKIYVTKLYEDTLKNMLVRTIPLLILLLIFSVLDIILNPGLYSGYNEVTSFLLEVRLSSTPTDIPWTLTQHLYYCTLSIFVIGYIIWETKSLYQKWSKFIVQNVKDEVYAKGRSLENLPDEITEDSSDLLQD; from the coding sequence ATGGATCCTGCCACCGATCCTTCATTACCTTCAATGGATGATCCACATTTGGAATCGAAATCACCTCTAACTCCGACAACGGGAGAAAGATCAGCTTCCACTCCGCCTGGAAAGCAAGAAACTATCTCATCTGATGCCACATGTAGAGTCTGTAGAGGTGAAGCTACTGATGACAACCCTTTATTCCATCCATGTAAATGTAAAGGCTccattaaatatattcatgaATCATGTCTCTTAGAGTGGATTGCTTCTAAAAATTTAGATATAAGTAAACCAGGCACAAAGGTCAATTGTGATATTTGTCATTATCCAATACATTTCAAAACTACTTATGTGGAAGATATGCCTGATAGAATTCCATTAACTGTGCTCATAAAGAAAAGTatattatcgttattagGTAAATTACGTGTTATTTTAACGCTATCATTGACTGTTATATTATTGGGATTCGGCATACCAATAGCATGGAATGTGTTTGGTAAGCTATATACTTTTGCACTAGATGGTGGAGAGTTACCAATTAAAAATGAGTTTTGGAAAAGTGTGTTGTTTGGCTATAATGAAATCACAGACCCAAgtattttacaaaatttatcattggCTGATATATTAACACAGTTATCATCCAACGTTAGTAGCTCAGTTATACAAATCTCTTTGATTATTATCTTACATATTGCACTTTATTTCCAATATGATATGATCGTTAGGGAGGACGTCTTTAATAAAATGGTATTTCATAAAATAGGTCCAAAACTTTCCACCGATGACATCAAGGAACGTTTAAGAGCAAGATTCCCAATGATAGATGAACAAATGTTAAATCACTTGGCAGAAGCTATGAGAGCCCGTGAATTAGGTGCAAATCAACCAGCTAACGCTGCTGATGATCATCAGAATCGTCCAAATGTGGAGGATGCGCATCAGAGACAAAATCACAATATTCGTAGACCTCAACATAACCATATGGCAGTTTTAGAAGGaagtgatgaagatgaatataatgaCCCAGATTTTGTTCCACATGATCATACAGACGAGTCGGAcaatatatctttaaatccagacgaaaatgaagatgaattagtgcaagatgaagaattacatGATATGTGGAATGATAATGAACAGCATCATGAACCACAACAACACCAACAGGTGCGCCCGGAAAATATGGATGATCACATGGAAAACCCTTTTGAGGGGTTGATGAATCGTCGTGCTCAAAATCAATTTGATCGTTTAATTGATGAGCAAcgtcaacaacaacaagcaAACAACAACGTTCAAGGAGTAGACCCAATCCATATCGATGttcaagaacaagaagctGACCCTTTACAACAGGAACAACAAGGTGCGCCtttgatattgaatattagATTAAGACTGTTTGATGTATTCTTATATTTCACAATAGGCATTACATTTGCTATTTCCTACCTATTGATCTCATATTTCATTCCAACTGCTATAGGTTATggtttattgaaattatattttggaatCGTTAAGATTATTATCCGTGGTTTAGTCCAGTTGTATTatttaacaaaaataaataaagcTTATGAAACTGTTTCATTGAAACTGCCATTCTTGAACCAAATCACCGCCTGGATTGGAACAGAGATTATCAACGGCTACATTTTGTACTACTATAATGGATATCAAAAGAACGCAATGAAAACCTCGTTCTGTATGAGAGCGTTACCCACTGCTACCACTTACTTCACGGCAATTGCAATTATATGCATTGCTTCGGAATGGATTTGTAAAGGTTATAGTCGTACACATGGTATGCCAGGgaaattcaaaagattAGCCTTCCAATTATTGTTCGCCTTTAAATGTACTTTCAAAGTGTTTACccttttctttattgaattagCAGGGTTCCCAATACTAGCAGGTGTAATGATAGATCTTTCCTTATTTACTCCAGTTCTAAAATCTTACAAAAACTTCCTATGCATCCCAGAACTTACTGAATTCTGGCCTCCTTCTGCCTTCTTCATCTATTGGACTATAGGTACATTATACATGTACTGGTTTGCGAAATACATTGGCATGATTAGACAAGATATCATTAGACCGGGtgttttgttctttattAGATCTCCAGAAGACCCAAATATTAGGATTTTACATGATAGTTTAATACATCCTatgaatattcaattatcaAGGTTATCCCTTTCTATGTTTATATATGCAGTTTTCATTATTGCTGGGTTTGGATTCCATACAAGGTTTTTCTTCCCACTTGTTTTGAGATCCAAGGTACTCCAAATCGGTGAACAAAACGAAAAACTTGAGTTTAATACTATTTTCTTCATGTTAAATACCTTCTATCTAGCTAAGAAAGTATTAgaatcaaacaaaaatgTTAAAAGGTTAGTTAAGGAGTATTGGACatcaattttcaatatctctTCTAAAAAATTACgtttatcatcattcatACTCGGAAAAGATATTCCAACTGAAAGGGGTCATATATTGTATCGTAATATGTTTTACAAGTTTTTGGCGAATAATAAAGCTAAATGGTCTAATCCAGAATTATATTCTGATCCTAAAACAACTTTACAAGCAAAACAATTATTCCAAGAGAATAAATCAGTGCATGCCTATTTTATACCCGATGGTGTTTTGTTACGTGTACCATCGTCGGATATTGTTTCAAGGAATTATGTCCAAACTATGTTTGTTCCAGTAACAAAAGACGATCAATTATTGAAGCCAGTTGATTTAGAACGTATAAAGGAAAGAAATAGGCGTAACGCAGGTGAATTCGGTTACTTAGATCAACAAAACACagaatttgatgaatacTTCATTTGTTATGTCCCACCAAATTTCCGCCCAAGGTATATCATATTGATTATCCTAATGTGGTTATTTGCTTCTGTTTTGATGCTATCATTAGCATTTGTTAGTCAAATGGCATCTAACATCGTATTGGCGGCCATAGTATTACCAATCGCAAGATTGATGAACgaaaattattaccaaaCAATGAGTAATATATTAGCCAGGCGGCTCAAGAGGGCGTCATTCCATGGTATTGCGATCGGTGCTGTTGCGCTAACCTATTTTTATGATAGATATAAAATTTACCAAGCATCAATACATGGCAGAAATGAGCATGTTGtcaatgaaaatgaacatGCACAtccagaagaagaagttcACCCACAAGTAGAAGATTTTGatcttaataatgaagCACAGGATATTGTTGGGGTCATTGTTGAAAGCACTTTTTTCAAGATGATATTAGGATTTTTACTGTCTATTGTCAGTACTTCTTTGGCATATTTCgatattttaattaatgTTGAATACGGCTTGAGACTTTCTTGCAGTTACATATTTTTGACTGTACCGACTCTAATCTCTCTAAAAGAGTACATACCATACGATTTTGAGAAATTCTATTATCTATACCAGGTGGCTTCTTTCCcttatattttcaaaacattattttcatctatcaaaatattccaTGAACATGGAAATGTAGATACTTTGacatttttaaaaatttatgtTACAAAGCTGTATGAAGATactttgaagaatatgTTGGTGAGGACTATACCACTATTAATTCTACTTCTTATATTTTCTGTTttggatattattttgaaccCAGGGCTATATTCCGGTTATAATGAAGTTACATCGTTCTTACTAGAAGTCAGACTTTCCTCAACTCCGACAGATATCCCGTGGACCTTAACACAACATTTGTACTACTGTACTCTATCTATCTTCGTTATAGGATACATCATCTGGGAAACTAAATCACTTTACCAAAAGTGGTCAAAATTTATTGTTCAAAACGTCAAAGACGAAGTTTATGCAAAGGGTCGatcattagaaaatttgCCGGACGAAATAACAGAAGATTCTAGCGACCTGTTACAAGATTAG
- the EMC5 gene encoding Emc5p (similar to Saccharomyces cerevisiae KRE27 (YIL027C); ancestral locus Anc_7.200): MSIVSKGLLIIAIFQLLHSGFSSYEFHQILKNISSTNDHMNNAAIESLSLPKDIVYEAISASILFALSMFFSLEKPEYLPIRNIDGSEKKLKPLKGDYLKEIALNKSTNTDNLIGAITTGEISYTPSFINIHEKRRIVKQWILENENEVSETKKEK; the protein is encoded by the coding sequence ATGTCAATTGTTTCGAAAGGATTGCTAATAATAGCCATCTTTCAACTATTGCATTCAGGATTTTCGAGTTATGAATTCCATCAGATTctaaagaatatatcatcTACAAATGATCATATGAACAATGCAGCTATAGAATCATTAAGTTTGCCTAAAGATATTGTATACGAAGCTATATCGGCATCAATTCTATTTGCCCTTTCCATGTTCTTCTCCTTGGAGAAACCTGAATATCTGCCAATACGTAACATTGATGGtagtgaaaaaaaattaaaaccATTGAAAGGAGACTATTTGAAGGAAATTGcattaaataaatcaacTAATACTGATAATTTAATTGGAGCAATCACTACGGGGGAAATATCATACACACCAagttttataaatattcatgaaaagagaagaattGTGAAACAATGGatattagaaaatgaaaatgaagtcAGTGAAAccaagaaggaaaaatag
- the ULP2 gene encoding SUMO protease ULP2 (similar to Saccharomyces cerevisiae ULP2 (YIL031W); ancestral locus Anc_7.197), whose product MMESQQASKKTKKPKRRQGAFVPVDNLSSPRSIDIPSTPLRNTAYTNKRRDPKVIEDINNSSKHFLPIPDESVRSISKSPLQNVNVISDEEFEPIHDHTPLKKQRTSLSKKSIGLLLSSPRDAASSKNMNNNSIISIAFNISGTLTSFDVKGKSQSQDKMIMKFTSNRQGKGPRISFIFNGFEIRRGDLDLIRDCKEVIFDENNSCLGTILKSKRTLLASRTGTIVETKCLLWANNGDISDNKIKKIYEILSQNDRIHVTRKSKKRDLTNYLIVEGKEETNFKLAEETLKNAFQSRPKTGNFLKKPLNSLTRRSTSKGLSNFSASHQIKIPRNDTQGGISSSSFYSNSSNSHKEEWSSGLQSLRKSTRKTKNSEKTALALEDIGSEYEVPETFKPSLCYKFDDATSYTITEQDFKCLYNKDWINDTILDFFTKYFIEQSIKAGTLNKNDVSIMSSFFYTKLISDPSNYYGNVKKWVSNSKLFEKKFVVVPINMNYHWFGCIITNLDHLLRYYKYKDEKGKEAHRGDTDVNIPGNEKCKTVKDTVSSDSVTTEQGDNAPDTTPRESVSKNQNEPEESSNISNNSKLEETNTEEEKLNTIQEDISEDMPIVQILTYDSLRQSHTREIDAIKEFIIGYAEDKYNITLDKANIKMKTCLVPQQPNMSDCGVHVILNTKKFFENPTDTWSMWRTSKLRNKNSSKEINTYFEKSTRGQARKKLRNILLALQADYVDYLKGNNIYPKTSDDDISDNSNEDIEIIENYEDYRKESEEQGTKEKDENAVEQLKPLADALKSEPPSPELNRHEQEEGQLAEKHGMDSNNIAEKNYQDTGMEADTENGFDSINAQSDPSDSAMNDTSPERVQYRIVRTASESLSPPRISTRKFLESSPSKKNTSGDEQGVKSKYFGNSVLKSRSLEFDPHQMNTSSSSLSNVSDASPDKALKEKRDISSPMLRTKVVSPSPETSQNIIISDVEDNNDDVNLLGNGKTEHLDNFEQVRADLAKELADDDEEGENDFMLDFNTETNDKQLPKKVYGHRHGVPLAAKTAFFEGSNNSLSQEITPSAEIHTISLDEEE is encoded by the coding sequence ATGATGGAATCGCAACAGGCTTcaaaaaaaactaaaaaacCCAAACGAAGACAAGGTGCCTTCGTTCCTGTTGATAACCTTTCAAGTCCTAGAAGCATCGATATCCCATCGACACCACTTCGTAATACAGCCTACacaaataaaagaagagaCCCTAAAGTgattgaagatattaataattcttcaaagcATTTTTTACCTATACCTGATGAATCAGTGCGATCTATCTCAAAATCACCTTTACAAAATGTAAATGTAATTTCAGATGAGGAATTTGAGCCCATACATGATCATACACCTTTGAAAAAGCAACGTACTTCgctttcaaaaaaaagtattGGTTTGTTACTGTCGTCTCCACGTGATGCAGCATCATCcaagaatatgaataataattctataatttcaattgcATTTAATATTTCCGGTACGCTAACTAGTTTTGATGTCAAAGGGAAGTCACAGTCACAAGataaaatgataatgaaatttaCGAGTAACAGACAGGGGAAGGGACCAAGGATAAGCTTTATATTCAatggatttgaaattcGAAGGGGAGATTTAGATTTGATAAGAGACTGTAAAGAAGTCATCTTTGATGAGAATAATAGCTGTCTAGGAACAATCCTAAAATCTAAAAGAACGTTACTAGCTTCAAGAACTGGGACAATTGTCGAGACTAAATGTTTGTTATGGGCTAATAATGGCGACATCagtgataataaaattaaaaaaatatatgaaattttATCGCAAAATGATAGAATACATGTTACTAGGAAATCAAAAAAGAGAGATTTGacaaattatttaatcGTAGAAGGGAAAGAGGAAACCAATTTCAAACTTGCCGAAgaaactttgaaaaatgcaTTCCAATCGAGACCAAAGACAGGcaatttcttgaagaaaCCGCTCAATTCACTGACAAGAAGGAGTACTTCTAAGGGGCTTTCTAATTTTAGTGCATCACaccaaataaaaataccGAGGAATGATACCCAAGGAGGAATATCTTCCTCTAGTTTCTATTCGAACTCGAGTAATTCACATAAGGAAGAGTGGTCATCTGGCTTACAATCTCTACGAAAATCAACacgaaaaacaaaaaacagCGAAAAGACAGCGCTTGCTTTAGAAGATATAGGCTCCGAGTATGAAGTTCCAGAAACGTTCAAACCTTCCCTTTGCTATAAGTTTGATGATGCAACAAGCTATACCATTACCGAACAAGATTTTAAATGTCTTTATAATAAAGACTGGATCAATGATACAATTTTAGATTTTTTCACAAAATACTTTATTGAACAATCTATCAAAGCAGGCACACTGAATAAGAATGACGTTTCCATTATGTCATCCTTCTTTTATACGAAATTAATAAGCGATCCATCTAATTATTATGGAAATGTCAAAAAATGGGTTTCTAATTCCAagttatttgaaaaaaagtttGTTGTCGTCCCGATCAATATGAATTATCATTGGTTTGGATGTATTATAACAAACCTAGATCATTTACTCCGATATTACAAATATAAAGATgagaaaggaaaagagGCGCACAGAGGAGATACCGACGTAAATATTCCTGggaatgaaaaatgtaaaaCCGTGAAAGACACTGTAAGCAGCGATTCTGTAACGACTGAACAAGGAGACAATGCCCCTGATACAACACCCAGAGAGTCGGTAAGTAAAAATCAGAACGAACCTGAAGaatcatcaaatatatcTAACAACTCAAAGTTGGAAGAAACTAACACtgaggaagaaaaattgaatacaATCCAAGAAGATATCTCCGAGGATATGCCTATCGTTCAAATATTAACTTATGATTCGCTGCGACAAAGCCACACTAGAGAAATTGATGCAATCAAGGAATTTATAATTGGCTATGCGGAAGATAAATATAACATAACTTTAGACAAAGCTAAcatcaaaatgaaaacatgTCTGGTTCCTCAACAGCCAAATATGAGTGATTGTGGCGTCCATGTTATTTTGAATACAAAGAAGTTTTTTGAGAATCCAACTGATACATGGTCTATGTGGAGAACCTCAAAGTTAAGGaataaaaattcatcaaaagaaatcaatacatattttgaaaaaagtaCGAGGGGCCAGGCAAGGAAGAAATTAAGGAACATTTTACTGGCTTTGCAGGCAGACTATGTAGACTACCTGAAAGGAAATAACATATATCCCAAAACAAGTGATGACGATATAAGTGACAACTCAAATGAAGATATAGAAATTATCGAGAACTATGAGGACTATAGGAAGGAAAGTGAAGAGCAAGGTACTAAAGAAAAGGATGAGAATGCAGTTGAACAATTGAAACCACTTGCCGATGCTTTAAAGTCGGAACCACCAAGCCCAGAACTAAATCGGcatgaacaagaagaagggCAACTCGCTGAAAAACATGGAATGGacagtaataatattgctGAAAAGAATTACCAAGATACGGGTATGGAAGCTGACACTGAGAATGGATTTGATTCAATAAATGCTCAGAGCGATCCTTCTGATTCAGCAATGAACGATACTTCACCTGAAAGAGTACAATACCGAATTGTTAGAACCGCATCTGAATCTTTATCTCCGCCAAGAATATCAACACGTAAATTCCTCGAAAGCTCTCCCTCAAAAAAGAACACGTCTGGAGATGAACAAGGTGtcaaatccaaatattttggGAATTCTGTTCTGAAGAGTAGAAGCTTAGAGTTTGATCCTCACCAGATGAATACttcgtcatcatcactTTCGAATGTAAGTGATGCAAGTCCCGATAAAGCactcaaagaaaaaagggATATATCTTCACCCATGCTTAGAACAAAAGTAGTCTCGCCGTCTCCTGAAACATCACagaatattatcatttctGATGTTGAAGATAACAATGATGACGTTAATCTTCTTGGCAATGGCAAAACAGAACACCTTGACAATTTCGAACAAGTTCGGGCTGACCTTGCGAAGGAGTTGgcagatgatgatgaagaaggaGAAAATGACTTCATGCTTGACTTTAATACCGAAACCAACGATAAACAACTTCCGAAAAAAGTTTATGGTCATAGGCATGGTGTACCATTGGCTGCAAAAACAGCATTTTTTGAAGGAAGTAATAATAGTTTGAGCCAGGAGATTACACCTTCCGCTGAAATTCATACTATTTCtttagatgaagaagaatga